CAGCCGCAGGGGCTGGGTGGGAGGCGGCAGGGAAACGGGCTGAGTCGGCAACGCTTCTTCGGCAGTGGGCTGGTATTTATTTTCGAGCACCACCACCCGGCCGGCCGGCAGTGCGGCCAGGAAGGGCAGCTCATCGGCGTAGCTGGCTTCGGCCAAGAGTACGCCGGCCGCCCGGCTGGCGGCCCAGCCTTCGACCCGGCGCAAGCCAGCCGCCAGCACGCGCTTGGCAAGGCCGCGGTACACGTGTTGGGTGGAAACGTTGAGCGCGTAGTTTTCGCGGATGTCGTAGAGGAATTTCCGGCCCGAGCCCAAGCGCTGCCACAGCAGCGTGAGCGGCAGCAGCTCCGGCGCGTGCACAATGACCAGGTCCGGCTTCAGCACCCGCAGCAGGCGCCAATAGCGGCCCTGCGCCCGCAGCCGGGTCATGCTGAGGCGTGAGCCCCAGAATATACCGTGCGCCACCAGGCGGGGAAAGTAGTTTTGCACCCAGTAAGGCTCCAAGCCATCGAAGCTGCTGCGGCCGGCTACGAATACCTGGGAGGTGGGCCGCTCCAATAGCGTGTGCGCAAACTTGCCTAGCATGCGGGTGTCGTCTACCGGCTTTAGCACTGAGGCCAGCAGCACCACGAAGGAAGACGGAAAAGAGGCAGACACGGCTCAAAGATGCTGGATTTGCCAGGAGCATACAAACGGCCGTGCGTAGCGCTAAAGCCAAGGAAGCTTGTTTTCAGAGCCGGTCTATTCATTAGAGTCTTATTTTAGTACCACCGTGCGCTGGTCGGCCACGAGCACCGTGAACACGCCCAGGCCGCCCTGCACCGTGCTGCGAATACGGGCCGGCTGCGCGAAGGGGTTGCCGTTGGCCGAAACGGCCCCACGCACGCTCTGCTGGAAGTTGTAGTAGTCGGCGTCCATGTGAAAGAGGGTGGCCGTCATGGTGTCGCCGGGCGTGAAGCGGTAGGTGGTGGGGGCGGTATAGGTCTGGCCGTCGAACAGCTGGTCCGTCACCAGGTAGTCGCCCTCCGAGTCGTTGAGGTCACGCTGGTTGGTGAGCAGCAGGCGGTAATAGTCGGCGGAGCCAGCCGGGTCGGTCCACCGGGTGATGAAGTTGGTGCGCCGTTCGGGACCAGTTACGCCGTTGGAGGCGTAGCGCACAGTGTCAATCGGCACGAAGCTGGGCACGCCGGCGGTGCCCGTC
This DNA window, taken from Hymenobacter sp. 5317J-9, encodes the following:
- a CDS encoding glycosyltransferase — its product is MSASFPSSFVVLLASVLKPVDDTRMLGKFAHTLLERPTSQVFVAGRSSFDGLEPYWVQNYFPRLVAHGIFWGSRLSMTRLRAQGRYWRLLRVLKPDLVIVHAPELLPLTLLWQRLGSGRKFLYDIRENYALNVSTQHVYRGLAKRVLAAGLRRVEGWAASRAAGVLLAEASYADELPFLAALPAGRVVVLENKYQPTAEEALPTQPVSLPPPTQPLRLLYSGTISELNGVWEAIALAEALRPAWPGGVQLTIIGFCQQPLLLQRLQEKVAANADWLSLVGGPEPVPHADIVAEIGRSHLGLLPYRPHTSTERCRPTKLFEYLAHGLPVLSAPNPLWLELLQKHGAGLPLDFSHPVDAAALVARLKATNFYPDGIPAEALWAGEGKKLWLLLDSLV